From the Carya illinoinensis cultivar Pawnee chromosome 4, C.illinoinensisPawnee_v1, whole genome shotgun sequence genome, one window contains:
- the LOC122306792 gene encoding uncharacterized protein LOC122306792 isoform X3: MILNFRSCRSANSRNQAASSAPPMSFSLDTAERVGTICMLPETTVLDSVKKNNKKNEKEKVGCSTCCCTCTPDGIRPSWLRKSDSSSSVLALTGTGPACRFLA; this comes from the exons atgattttaaatttccGTTCCTGCCGTTCTGCCAACTCGCGAAACCAGGCTGCTAGCTCTGCTCCGCCGATGTCGTTCTCTCTC GACACAGCAGAAAGAGTTGGGACTATTTGCATGCTGCCCGAAACGACTG TCTTGGATAGCGTGAAGAAGAATAACAAGAAGAATGAGAAGGAAAAAGTGGGATGTAGTACTTGCTGCTGCACCTGCACTCCAGATGGGATCAGGCCATCCTGGCTGAGGAAGAGCGACTCATCGTCATCCGTTTTGGCCCTAACTGGGACGGGACCTGCATGCAG
- the LOC122306303 gene encoding uncharacterized mitochondrial protein AtMg00810-like translates to MTTFEMSDMGLMHYFLGMEVYQEGGIFISQRKYALDLLNKFNMAECKSVATPLIVNEKLKKEDGAKEADVVAYRSLIGSLLYLVTTRPNIMYATSLLSRFMQCPSQIHFGAAKRVLRYIQGTKYFGICYKPSSHSTLTSFTDSDWAGYVDDIRSTSEYFF, encoded by the coding sequence ATGACGACATTTGAAATGAGTGACATGGGACTAATGCACTACTTCCTTGGAATGGAAGTATATCAAGAAGGAGGCATTTTCATTTCACAAAGAAAATATGCTCTTGATTTGCTCAACAAGTTCAATATGGCTGAATGCAAATCAGTAGCCACACCTTTGATAGTaaatgagaaattgaaaaaggaagATGGTGCAAAAGAAGCCGATGTAGTAGCATATAGGAGCTTAATCGGAAGTTTACTCTACTTGGTTACCACTCGGCCTAACATCATGTATGCAACCAGCCTCCTCTCAAGATTCATGCAATGTCCAAGTCAAATCCATTTTGGAGCTGCTAAAAGAGTGCTGAGATACATTCAAGGCACAAAGTATTTCGGTATTTGTTATAAACCAAGTTCTCATTCAACTTTGACTAGTTTTACTGATAGTGATTGGGCTGGTTATGTGGATGATATAAGAAGCACATccgagtattttttttaa
- the LOC122306792 gene encoding uncharacterized protein LOC122306792 isoform X2, whose product MILNFRSCRSANSRNQAASSAPPMSFSLDTAERVGTICMLPETTVLDSVKKNNKKNEKEKVGCSTCCCTCTPDGIRPSWLRKSDSSSSVLALTGTGPACRLKLVP is encoded by the exons atgattttaaatttccGTTCCTGCCGTTCTGCCAACTCGCGAAACCAGGCTGCTAGCTCTGCTCCGCCGATGTCGTTCTCTCTC GACACAGCAGAAAGAGTTGGGACTATTTGCATGCTGCCCGAAACGACTG TCTTGGATAGCGTGAAGAAGAATAACAAGAAGAATGAGAAGGAAAAAGTGGGATGTAGTACTTGCTGCTGCACCTGCACTCCAGATGGGATCAGGCCATCCTGGCTGAGGAAGAGCGACTCATCGTCATCCGTTTTGGCCCTAACTGGGACGGGACCTGCATGCAG
- the LOC122306302 gene encoding uncharacterized mitochondrial protein AtMg00820-like, protein MSFSVSGSNSNSRNSAPSSPETPSRRFRALNEIYESCNFTSIEPKNYAIASKEQVWVDAMKEEIRMIEKNNTWELVAYPCSKDLIEVKWVYKTKLNPDGSLNKCKARLVAKGYSQSDGIDFNETYAPVVRLDTIRTIVALAAQRS, encoded by the coding sequence ATGTCATTCTCGGTTTCAGGAAGTAATAGCAACTCTAGAAATTCAGCACCTTCATCGCCTGAGACTCCTTCAAGAAGATTCAGGGCATTGAACGAGATCTATGAATCTTGCAACTTCACTTCCATAGAGCCTAAAAATTATGCAATAGCCTCTAAAGAACAAGTTTGGGTGGATGCAATGAAGGAGGAGATTAGAATGATTGAGAAAAATAATACATGGGAGCTGGTTGCATATCCTTGCAGCAAGGATCTTATTGAAGTTAAGTGGGTATACAAAACAAAACTCAACCCAGATGGTTCTTTAAATAAATGTAAAGCAAGATTGGTTGCAAAGGGCTATTCACAATCGGATGGGATAGATTTCAATGAAACCTATGCACCTGTAGTTAGGTTGGACACCATCAGAACAATAGTTGCACTTGCAGCTCAAAGAAGTTAA
- the LOC122306792 gene encoding uncharacterized protein LOC122306792 isoform X1: MILNFRSCRSANSRNQAASSAPPMSFSLDTAERVGTICMLPETTVLDSVKKNNKKNEKEKVGCSTCCCTCTPDGIRPSWLRKSDSSSSVLALTGTGPACRQNENRACIK; encoded by the exons atgattttaaatttccGTTCCTGCCGTTCTGCCAACTCGCGAAACCAGGCTGCTAGCTCTGCTCCGCCGATGTCGTTCTCTCTC GACACAGCAGAAAGAGTTGGGACTATTTGCATGCTGCCCGAAACGACTG TCTTGGATAGCGTGAAGAAGAATAACAAGAAGAATGAGAAGGAAAAAGTGGGATGTAGTACTTGCTGCTGCACCTGCACTCCAGATGGGATCAGGCCATCCTGGCTGAGGAAGAGCGACTCATCGTCATCCGTTTTGGCCCTAACTGGGACGGGACCTGCATGCAG